The following DNA comes from Petrotoga sibirica DSM 13575.
AGTATTTTTGAAAAAGTTGGTAACTCATTTCAATCTAGACCTCTCTGGGTACAAACAACACAGAGTAAGACGTAGAACGGATATATTACTCAAAAAATACCAAGTCAATTCGTATGGTGAATATCTGGAATTATTGTTAAAAAATAAAGATAACTGGCATGAGTTTTTAGATAAACTCACCATTAACGTCACTGAATTTTTTAGAAACCCAGAGAAATGGGAATATTTAAAACAAGAAATAATCCCTGATCTCATGAAAAATCAAAAGCCAACGTTAAAACTCTGGAGCGCAGGCTGTTCTACAGGAGAGGAACCGTACACTCTTGCTATCATATTACATGAGTTAGGTATTGCCAACAAATCAACAATAATTGCTTCAGATTTTGATGAAGGAGCTTTACAAAAAGCCAAACGCGGGATATATAATGAAAAAAGTTTAATAAACCTAAACGATGAATATATAAGAAAGTATTTCACAAAAATAGAAGAAGATAAATACGAAATAAAAGATTTCATCAAAAATAATGTTACTTTCAATAAAATGAACCTCCTATTTGACGATTTTGAAAAAAATTTTGACTTAATCATATGTAGAAATGTTGTCATATACTTTGACAACGAGGCTAAAGAAAAGCTATACAAAAAATTCTACGATGCTTTGGATCCCGGAGGAGTGTTGTTTGTAGGTTCCACGGAAAGAATTTTCAACTACAAGGGTTTTGGCTTTACTTCCATTGCTCCTTTTTTTTATAAAAAATGATATTGTAGATAGAGGGTGGGCTGCGGGGTGAAAGGGCGCTATTTATAAAGCTTTAGAGTTTTTAAAGGTGGAAAAATTAAAGGTTGAGGAGGAAATAAATGAAAAATATAAAAACAATGACAATGGAATGGACAGGAAACAGTCTAATCTTGATAGATCAGAGGTATTTACCCCTCGAAGAAAAGTATGTGGAATGTCAGACTTATCTCGATGTTGCCAATTCAATAAAAGACATGGTAGTAAGAGGAGCTCCCGCTATAGGAGCGACCGCAGCATTTGGCTTTGTTTTAGGGGCAAAAGAGTTTTCCTATCTATCTGACAAAAATCTATTTTTAAACAAATTGGAAGAAGTAAAAAGTACCTTATCTAAAACCCGTCCTACCGCCGTAAACTTATTTTGGGCGTTAAACAGAATGGATAAACTTTTAAAAGATAGCATCCAGAATAAAGAAACAAATCAACTTGTAAGTATATTGGAAGAAGAAGCTTTGAAAATCGCTTATGAAGATATTGAAATAAATAAACAAATAGGTAAGAACGGAGAGTCTTTGTTAAACGACGGGGACACCGTTTTGACACATTGCAATGCAGGAGCTTTAGCAACCGTTGATTATGGAACCGCTTTAGGGGTTATTAGAGCAGCAGTAGAAAACGGGAAAAACATCCAGGTCTTTGCAGATGAAACGAGGCCCTACCTTCAAGGAGCAAGATTGACCGTTTGGGAATTGGTTAAAAGCGGTATCAAAACTACTCTAATTACTGACAATATGGCAGGTTGGGTAATGAAACAAGGAAAAATAAACGCTGTAATAGTAGGAGCCGATAGAATTGCTCGTAACGGTGACGTTGCAAACAAAATTGGAACTTATTCTGTCGCTGTTCTAGCAAAAAGACATGGTATTCCTTTTTATGTTGCAGCTCCTCTTTCAACTATAGACATAGAAACAAAAAATGGTGAAGGTATTCCCATCGAAGAAAGGAATCATAATGAGGTCAGATTTTGCCATAAAACTCGTTTAGTGACAGACGATGTAAATGTATACAACCCTGCTTTTGATGTAACTCCAAATGAATTAATTACAGCGATAATTACCGAAAAGAAAGTCCTAAGACCTCCCTATGAAAAAAACATAGTGAAACTATTCTAACTTGCTCCTGTTTGCAGCACTGTGCAAAAAATCTTTTTTAGTTTGCCCCAGAGTGCAAACAATGTTTTTTTGCAGCTTTGTGCAAAATGATTTGTTTGCAATGTTTTAGAAATGTTTTCCAAAATCTCGTTTTCTATGCAAACGATGTACCACGCAAATGATGTTACGCTGTTTTGGGGTTCTTAAGGGGTTTGCCCTTTAACGTATGGAGGTGGATACCCTTTGAAAATACTTGTAATTAGCGATCTACATATTCCTATAAAATCAGACTTGAAAAGTCTAGACAAATTAAATATTGGGCTTTATGATCAAATATTCTTACTTGGAGATATCGTAGAAATCGAAGTATTGAATTACTTAGAAAATCAAAAGCCCATACTTCATGCTGTGTATGGAAATATGGATGATTTTTATGTAAAAAAGCGACTCGCCGAAAAACTGTATTTAGAATTATTTGGCAAAAAAATAGGTCTTATCCACGGTCATCAAACGGGTCCTGCTGTACCTGATAAGCTTTTGAATTATTTTAAAAAAAGGATCGATTTGATGGTCTTTGGACATTCTCATCATCAAGAAAAATTTGAAATAGAGGATACTTTGATATTGAATCCGGGGGCTTTTTGCGAAGGAAATTATGCTGAAATAGAACTGAATGAGAGTATACTTGAAATAAAATTACTACATCTTTAATTTTACATTAAGCTAATCAATATATTTTAGGTATCTTTCGTTTATCTCATTATCTTCTATGATATTCGAATAGATTTTTGCAAAGTTTCTTAAACTGATATATCTGATTTTATCATCTATTCTGTATAGTCCAGTTTTTAAAAGATGATTGTTGATTTTAATATCACTTAGAGAATTGTAGATATATCCGAAAATCTTCACATTATTTTCCAAAGATTGATTTATCTTGTATAAATTATTAACTAAATAACGGCATTTTAAACTATCATCCTCACCTGTAGCTATATTTTGAGTTATTAAAAAAGGCAGGTTATATTTAAAAGAACATCTTTTTATTACTTCATCAAGGTCAATATTATTCTTTCCCTCTGAAAGTTCTCTTATCAAAGAAGTAGATTCTTCTGAATTTGAAGTAAAATCATTGAAATTTATTCCGATAAAATCTATATCAGATTTTTTAAAAGCGATTTTCTCAAAGAAAGAACTTTCTCCCTTGACAATCACATCCATAAAAGAAAAAACAAAATCCAGCATATCTTGTTCATCAACATTGAATTCTTCACTTACCGATACTTTAGCATAAGGGTTAATACTTTTTATAATTTGAACACTTTTATCATAAAGATTGAAGAGATTTTGAACTGTTTCATGTAATGCAGTATTATCAACATCTGTACCTTTGAAAAATCTTCGTTTTAGGTATTCGGTAGTATGATTCAAAACGATATAATATTGAACGTTGTATTTAAAAGCGGAGACAATCTTTTCGATACTCTCTATAAATATCGAGATTTTTTCTTCGTTTTTTATATTATCGATAGCTTCTCTTTTATTGTAGGAAAGAAAATCAAAATCGATGAGGTTTACGATAGGTTCAATCTCCTTTTTACGTAGTTGTTCTATAAAGTTATTATACATAGCACAAGAACAAAAAGGGTCAAGAAATAACAAATCCCAATTTAGATTGAAACTAAAAGAATTAATTTTTTTCAACCTCTCCAAAAAAGATAATTGCTCATACAAATCTTTTTCTACGTTTTCAAATATTTGGTTTTTCGAGCCTTCCCTTGAATTTCCTAAAAAAGACAAGAAAGGGGAATTTACCCCCCACACAAAGGATTTCGGAAAATTTACATTTTCCAAATGCAACACCTTCTTCATTCGTATCTTAACGCTTCTATTGGGCTCAACTTTGATGCTTGGTTTGCAGGGTATATACCAAAGAATAGGCCTATTGCCGCAGATACCCCAAAAGATAAAACAATCGATTTCCAAGTTATGACAGCGGTTAATCCGAAAGCTCTACCAAAATATACTATCAAAGTGGAGAGAAGCCCACCCAATATCATACCTATTATACCAGCTACAACCGTTAAAACTACACTTTCAACTAAAAATTCCATCAAAATCCTACGCCTTGTGGCTCCGATGGCCATCTTTATACCTATCTCTCTTGTTCTTTCTTTAACGGTAACGAGCATAATATTCATTATTCCTATTCCGCCAACAACTAACGAAATTGCGGCTATTCCTACCAGTATCACATTCATAATACCCGTTATTTGATTAACAGCTTCTAAAATAGCATCTTGACTTAATATACTGTACTTATCAGAATCTCCGAATTTTCTATAAAGATAAAAGTCCGTCCCCATGGTTACCAACTCTGCAGAGTTTTCATCTACTGCTGATATAAAAACAGAACTAACCCTTCCATTCATGTGAAACAGCCTATAATCTGCTACGTTATGTGGGAGTATGATCATATCATCAACGTTAAACAACAACCTGCTGCCTGTTTTTTCTATAACCCCCACTACTTCAAAAGAAACTTTTCGACTACGAGAATTTCCACTTTGAATAATATTGATTCGTTCACCTACAACATTTTGTCTACCAAATAATTTATTAGCTATATTATAACCTATAACAGCGGCCGACCTTAATTCTTCTTCGTCAGAGTTATTTAACTTTCTTCCATAAGCAATCTCTAAGTTCATTATATCAAAAAAACTAGGCGAAACTCCAAATACCGATCCTGAAGTTGTTTCTCCACCACTTTCCACGGTCAAATTTGAATTTAAAACGCCCGAGGCATTCTTTACTTGTGGAACCATATTCTTAATATTAACCGCATCTTGAAACTCAAGGGGCTGAGAAGCGAATCTGGAATACACAGTGGAGTTAACCATAATAATATTGGACCCTAGAGAAGAAACGGTATTGTTTATTTCTTGCCTTGCTCCAGCCCCTATAGCAATTATAGTCATTACTGCTCCAACACCTATTATTATTCCCAACATTGAAAGAAACGTTCTCAACTTATTAGAACGCAAAGATCTAAAGGTCTCTTTAAGTATTTCCAACTGTGTTCACCTCTATCGATTGGATCTTCCCATCCAACAATCTTATCGTTTTGAACCCTTCATCCAACATTCTCATATCGTGAGTGACAACGACCAACGTTTTACCCATATCGTTCAACTTCCTAAATATTTGAAGGATTTCTTCTCCACTTTTTGTATCAAGGTTCCCTGTTGGTTCATCAGCTAAAAGAAAGGCTGGATCGTTAGCTAAAGCCCTTGCTATAGCTACTCTTTGTTGTTGGCCGCCCGATAGTTGAGTTGGCCTATGATTTATCCTATCACCAAGCCCTACTAACTCTAATTGTTCTTTTGCTATCTCCCTTCTTTTTTTCTGAGGTATACCTGAATATATTAGAGGGAGTTCAACATTTTCTAATGCACTCAACTTTGGAAGTAAATTGAAACTTTGAAATACAAATCCTATCTTTTTATTTCTTACCCCTGCCAATTCTCTGTCTTTCATTTTAGAGACTTCTACATTTTCGATGAATATCTGTCCTTTTGTAGGTTTATCCAAACAACCAAGGATCTGTAACAAAGTTGATTTACCGCTTCCTGAAGGTCCAATTATTATAGCATACTCACCATCTTCAACTCCGAAAGATACACCGCGTAGGGCTTCAACTTTGACTTCCCCAACATCGTATATTTTCCATACCTCTTTCAATTCCATCACTGCCATCAAAATCCACCTCTTCTAGAACCAGAACCTTGAGGAACAGCGCCTGGAGCAACAGGCACTCCAAATGGAATACCATAATTTTGCATTATTCTTTGTGTTTCTTCTTTAGATGGCAATATCAAAACCTTATCACCTGGTTTTAAACCCTCCGTTATTTCAACCATGTTATCCGATTCTTTCCCGGTTTGTACTTGAACAGGTTCCATACCACCTTCTGCGGTCTTTTTGTAGACTATTTTTGCCCCATTAACTCCCTCATGAATGGCGTCTTTTGGTACTGCTACCGTGTTCTCTAATTTTAAGGTAACAATTTCCACATCCGCTGTCATTCCGGAAATCAGGTTATTTTGAAGATTATCTTGTGTAAATTCAATCTCAATGGGTATAACAACTACCCCCATATCCGTTTGAGTAGTTGGACTAATCCATGTTACTTTACCCGGTTCTTCTAAATTCAAAGGATCTATTCTTATTGTTGCATCCATCCCCTCATATATAAATGGAAAATCTATTTCATCAACCGCAGTTTCAACTTTTATTGTGTTTCTATCCACTATAGTCAATACCACACTTGTTGTCCCAACAATATCATTCTTTGAAATATTTACCGCATTTACTATCCCTGAAACAGGGGCTTTTATTTCAGTTGCTTCCAAATTCTTTTTGGCTTTTTCCAACTGTAACCTTTTTACTTCTTTCAATCGTTCACCTACGTTGGTTGACGATTCATAATCATTTAAGGCATTCAAATATGCTATTTGATAGTCAAGATCATCTATTTTAGCTAATATCTGACCTTCTTCAACCACGTCCCCTTTTTCTACGTATACTTCGAATATTTCTCCGGAAACTTTTGGAATTACGGATTCAATCTCAGCTGTTATATTTCCCACCACTTCAATCGAATCTCCTACACCGTCTGATTTCACTTCATATTCTAAGTATACTGGTGGTAATCCACTTGATTCAGGATTTGTAAGTGAACTTTGCCTCGGGAAAAATATTATCCCAACTACCATGACTATAGCTACTATCACTATCGTCCATATCGTTATCTTTCCTCTTTTTTTCAATTTATATCACCCCATATGTCCACGTAGTATTGCTGCATTATTCTTAATTCATTTGTCAGAATGTCGTTTTCCACCTTTTCACTAGCTAATTGTGCCCTTCTCAACGATATTTCTGAAAATTTTAATTCCTCTTTTGTTATGTATCCTTGATCACTTAACTCTTTATTTCTATTGTAATTTTCCATAGCGTTTTCTAAATCTATTTGTTTTATTTTAACGTCATAATTCAAAGTTTTTCTGGTTGTTTCCAAATTTCTTATCGCATTTTCAATTTCTATTATGCTTTCATCATAAGTCAAAGCGGCAACGTTTGTTTTCATACTATCAGACGCCAACTTTCTTTCACCTTTATCCAAGATAGTTAATTGAAATCCTACACTTATACTGATTTTATCAAACCAATCTTCCCCATCTTCCGTTCCTTTAAATGGATTCATAGAAACACTTATGGTGTTGAAGGGCAGGTAAGGAATGAACCAGAAATTACTTTCTATTTCCGATGCCTCTTCTTGAAGTTGTAACGATTTTAAATCTAGCCTTTCTTCGATATTCGTTGGATAGTTTTGATTTTCTTTTATTATTCTTTCTACAATATCTTTTGTTTGGTTGTACAGTTCATCTGTGTATTCAAAATATTCTAGGGGTGCGTTGCTTGCCTTTAGAGTTTCTAAATTCTTTTGTGCAGTAAGTATCTGTTTTTTTAAGTTTTCTTTTTCGTCTTCATCGGTTGATAAGTTGTACTGTTGGTTCAGTATTTCTATTTCATCTTGGTACGTTTGAATCATCTCTTCGTTGTAATGTCTGGTGAATATATCTTCTATCGTCGTTATGAGTTCATTTGTTTGAGCCGTGTAATATTTAGAGAGCACATCGTAGTAACTGCTTTCAGTTTTCAACCTTTCAGCCCTGTCGATTATTGTAAGATCTCGAGATAAAGAGATTGCTATCTCTGATGCTTCAGGGAATTCTATTGTCCATTCTTCTGTATTTAAAGTAAACGGGAATGAGACACCTACCTGTGCTCCCCATACTTCTAAGAAGTTTACATCCAAAGAAATCTCGTAACCTTCTAAATCTCCTTCTCCTCCAAAAACCAACCCACTAACGGTTGTTGTCCCTGCTGGGATTATCCCTGTTTTCATTGTATCAACAGATATTCCCAAATATGGAACAAAGAATTTGTCTATTTTGTTCATCTCTAATTGTGCTCCACGTAAGTTCAACTCCGCTTGGGTATAGGCTGAACTTTTCTCTAAGTTTTGTTCGTATAACTCTTCGAACGTCATCGCAAATATACTCAGGATTCCTACGGGAAGGGTTATTACTAAAACTATAAGTTTTTTCACAATCCTACCTCCTCAAGGCTCCTTCCTGTTTCTATTATGTAGTTTATGTATGCTTTTATGTAATTTCTTACACTTTCATAATAACTCTTTTGTGATGTTAAATAGTTTATGTTTGCGCTGTTTAACTCCAATTCAGATACCAATCCTTTGTTGAATCTATCCTTTGTGTCGTTATATGTACTCTGAGCTAAGTTCATTCTTTCTTCTAAGTTTTTCACACTTGTGTAAAGATTTTCTATACTATTTTTTGTTGTTTTATGTGCCTCAATCAATGTATCTTGAGTGTCTTGCAAACTTAAGATATTTTTTTGGTG
Coding sequences within:
- a CDS encoding CheR family methyltransferase, with protein sequence MPEFYSSPFDDEDYKVFLKKLVTHFNLDLSGYKQHRVRRRTDILLKKYQVNSYGEYLELLLKNKDNWHEFLDKLTINVTEFFRNPEKWEYLKQEIIPDLMKNQKPTLKLWSAGCSTGEEPYTLAIILHELGIANKSTIIASDFDEGALQKAKRGIYNEKSLINLNDEYIRKYFTKIEEDKYEIKDFIKNNVTFNKMNLLFDDFEKNFDLIICRNVVIYFDNEAKEKLYKKFYDALDPGGVLFVGSTERIFNYKGFGFTSIAPFFYKK
- the mtnA gene encoding S-methyl-5-thioribose-1-phosphate isomerase codes for the protein MKNIKTMTMEWTGNSLILIDQRYLPLEEKYVECQTYLDVANSIKDMVVRGAPAIGATAAFGFVLGAKEFSYLSDKNLFLNKLEEVKSTLSKTRPTAVNLFWALNRMDKLLKDSIQNKETNQLVSILEEEALKIAYEDIEINKQIGKNGESLLNDGDTVLTHCNAGALATVDYGTALGVIRAAVENGKNIQVFADETRPYLQGARLTVWELVKSGIKTTLITDNMAGWVMKQGKINAVIVGADRIARNGDVANKIGTYSVAVLAKRHGIPFYVAAPLSTIDIETKNGEGIPIEERNHNEVRFCHKTRLVTDDVNVYNPAFDVTPNELITAIITEKKVLRPPYEKNIVKLF
- a CDS encoding metallophosphoesterase family protein; translation: MKILVISDLHIPIKSDLKSLDKLNIGLYDQIFLLGDIVEIEVLNYLENQKPILHAVYGNMDDFYVKKRLAEKLYLELFGKKIGLIHGHQTGPAVPDKLLNYFKKRIDLMVFGHSHHQEKFEIEDTLILNPGAFCEGNYAEIELNESILEIKLLHL
- a CDS encoding ABC transporter permease encodes the protein MEILKETFRSLRSNKLRTFLSMLGIIIGVGAVMTIIAIGAGARQEINNTVSSLGSNIIMVNSTVYSRFASQPLEFQDAVNIKNMVPQVKNASGVLNSNLTVESGGETTSGSVFGVSPSFFDIMNLEIAYGRKLNNSDEEELRSAAVIGYNIANKLFGRQNVVGERINIIQSGNSRSRKVSFEVVGVIEKTGSRLLFNVDDMIILPHNVADYRLFHMNGRVSSVFISAVDENSAELVTMGTDFYLYRKFGDSDKYSILSQDAILEAVNQITGIMNVILVGIAAISLVVGGIGIMNIMLVTVKERTREIGIKMAIGATRRRILMEFLVESVVLTVVAGIIGMILGGLLSTLIVYFGRAFGLTAVITWKSIVLSFGVSAAIGLFFGIYPANQASKLSPIEALRYE
- a CDS encoding ABC transporter ATP-binding protein, whose protein sequence is MMAVMELKEVWKIYDVGEVKVEALRGVSFGVEDGEYAIIIGPSGSGKSTLLQILGCLDKPTKGQIFIENVEVSKMKDRELAGVRNKKIGFVFQSFNLLPKLSALENVELPLIYSGIPQKKRREIAKEQLELVGLGDRINHRPTQLSGGQQQRVAIARALANDPAFLLADEPTGNLDTKSGEEILQIFRKLNDMGKTLVVVTHDMRMLDEGFKTIRLLDGKIQSIEVNTVGNT
- a CDS encoding efflux RND transporter periplasmic adaptor subunit, whose translation is MKKRGKITIWTIVIVAIVMVVGIIFFPRQSSLTNPESSGLPPVYLEYEVKSDGVGDSIEVVGNITAEIESVIPKVSGEIFEVYVEKGDVVEEGQILAKIDDLDYQIAYLNALNDYESSTNVGERLKEVKRLQLEKAKKNLEATEIKAPVSGIVNAVNISKNDIVGTTSVVLTIVDRNTIKVETAVDEIDFPFIYEGMDATIRIDPLNLEEPGKVTWISPTTQTDMGVVVIPIEIEFTQDNLQNNLISGMTADVEIVTLKLENTVAVPKDAIHEGVNGAKIVYKKTAEGGMEPVQVQTGKESDNMVEITEGLKPGDKVLILPSKEETQRIMQNYGIPFGVPVAPGAVPQGSGSRRGGF
- a CDS encoding TolC family protein, which translates into the protein MKKLIVLVITLPVGILSIFAMTFEELYEQNLEKSSAYTQAELNLRGAQLEMNKIDKFFVPYLGISVDTMKTGIIPAGTTTVSGLVFGGEGDLEGYEISLDVNFLEVWGAQVGVSFPFTLNTEEWTIEFPEASEIAISLSRDLTIIDRAERLKTESSYYDVLSKYYTAQTNELITTIEDIFTRHYNEEMIQTYQDEIEILNQQYNLSTDEDEKENLKKQILTAQKNLETLKASNAPLEYFEYTDELYNQTKDIVERIIKENQNYPTNIEERLDLKSLQLQEEASEIESNFWFIPYLPFNTISVSMNPFKGTEDGEDWFDKISISVGFQLTILDKGERKLASDSMKTNVAALTYDESIIEIENAIRNLETTRKTLNYDVKIKQIDLENAMENYNRNKELSDQGYITKEELKFSEISLRRAQLASEKVENDILTNELRIMQQYYVDIWGDIN